The following DNA comes from Moritella sp. 24.
TCGATTGTCATTAAAAATAGACATTTTTGTTCGCATTTATAGTGTTTAAATCAAACTGACCAGTATAAATCAATCTAAATAAACCCATAAACAAAGCACATAAGTAAGGATTAATACTCTTTAGCCAGCTAAATTCACTATGCAGTGTAAATAAACGCGCAACAAAGTACCCCCAAAGTGATAACCAATACTCATTGGTCTTACCACTTATAAGGGATTAATACGCATTTACCAGCTAAGTTAGCCACTGTAAATAAACTATCGATAAATTTAATATAGGCTAAATAATAGTACCGTTAATAGTAAGGAGGGAAATTACGGTGACAAATAAAATAATATTACGCTTTGCAAGTTGTACCAAATAACACGTGTAGTCATAGCATTTATCTGTTTTTACATTTGCTTTACTCGCGAGATATACCACTTTTCCTAACAAATCAAACTCAGGTGTGGATACATCTCGCCAGCTACGTAAGCTTTGTGGTAAGGCCGCTTGTTCTTCAGCTACCAGAGCATAACCAAACATCGTTAATCGTGCAGGTAACCAATCAACCACGCGCATAACGCGATGGATACCACTGCGATTTAATTGCTTGCTGTGATGTTGAATCACGTATTTATGGTAACTACGCGCCACCACGTACATCGTTAATCCAACAGGTCCCGCGAGAACAAAATAAAAAATAACAGCAAAATAAAAGCGGTAATTAATCCACACAAGTTGCTGCGCTACCGCTTCGGTAAGTAATGTGGAACAAAAACGGTCGCTATTTACATCTAAACAACCCGCGTACATGCCTTTAGCATCCAAATCATTACGACTTAATGCTTTTAGATATTGACGATAATCGCGACGATAGTCACTACCACCAAAACTCATTAACAGCAGCATTAACCAAGCGCACACTGTAAAAACACCATAATACAAACCTGAGATGGCATCTAACAAGCTATACATAAGTGCGGTAGGTAAAGCAATAATCATCAGGGTACCAAGTAAGCCTTGGTTGATAAAAGAGGGCAGTAAAGGATAAAGATAACGCTGCAAGACATTATCTAATTGTAATTTAGCGCTAAGGTGAACAACACGTTCAATAAGTAATGCGAGCAGTAAAGAGATTAATGCCATATCAATTATCCTTCAAATCTAAACATGCAAAATAATGTTGCCAGTCAAAATGAGGGCCGGGATCATCTTTACGCACAGGAGCAATATCACTGTGACCCGTAATACGATCTTGCGTTATTAAAGGGTAACCTTGCTGAATTTCCGCAGTCACTGCCGCTAAGCGCTGATACTGTGCGGATGTATATGGGTGATTGACATCCCCTTCAAGCTCAATACCAATAGAGAAATCATTACAACGGGATTTTCCTGCAAACTCCGACAACCCAGCATGCCAGGCTCGTTTATCCAGAGGGACAAACTGAATTAATTGACCATCACGCTTAATATATACATGCGCAGATACTCGCACTGATACTAACTTCTGAAAATATGGGTGCAAGCTGCAATCAAGTTTACCTAGAAAAAAATCTTCTACATAATCACTACCGTACTGTTCAGGTGGCAAGCTAATACAATGAATAACCAGTAAATCGATATCAATCTCTGCTGGACGTTCATCAAAATGTGGTGATGACAAAAACGTCGCATCTGCCAATAAATCGGACCTTGGTTGTCTATTTGCCACAGTATTTATACCTTCTAACTATAATCAATTTTGATATTATTCAACACGACCACTCATAATTGCTTCACTTTACAATGATATCGTTAGCAATAACATAGTAGAGTCAGTAAAATGCGAAGCTTATAATTAACGCACTCATAATGGAGAACAAGAATGGATGGAAATCAAAAAATTGCCAAAACCATGACTTATATCGCCTGGATCAGTGGGTTAATTGTCATGACTCTATTCTTCAACCATTTTTTATCGAAACAAGAAAACCCTAATACACGCCCCGAAAGTTACCAGCAAAATGGCAATGCAGTTGTTATGTTGCAACAAAATCGTGCTGGTCACTATGTTACCAATGGTTATATAAATGGTTATCAGGTAAAATTTTTACTCGATACTGGCGCGACACAGGTATCCATTCCAGCAACCGTAGCCGAAAAGATTGGCTTGAATGCTGGTTATAGTCAATCTGTGAATACAGCCAATGGTGTGATTGAAGTATTTTCAACACGCCTTGATAGCTTAACCATTGGTGAACTCGCCTTCTACGACCTAAGTGCGAATATTAATCCCTATATGCAAGGTGATACTATTCTGTTAGGCATGAATGCATTAAAACAAATTAAATTAGTCCAGCAAGGCAAAACCCTCACCTTAAGTGAGTATTAGTTTTTAATCGACCTAGGAATTATTATGTTACAACAAGAAATACGCCGCGCAGTAAGCACCGCATTAGCAGAAGACCTTGGTGGTCAAAGTGTGGCAGAAGGTGATATCACTGCAAACTTAATCGCAGCAGAAACACAAGCTAAAGCCAAAGTGATTAGTCGTGAACAAGCAGTATTTTGTGGTAAAGCCTGGGTTGATGAAGTTTTCCACCAACTCGGTGATACTGTAACAGTGACTTGGTGTGTTGCTGATGGTGATTTAGTGGCAGCGGATCAAACATTATTTACCCTAGAAGGCCCTGCTCGCACACTATTAACTGGCGAACGTAATGCATTGAACTTCGTACAAACATTATCTGGTGTTGCGACGTTAACGAAAGAATATGTCGATCAATTAGCAGGTACAAAATGTCAGTTGCTTGATACCCGTAAGACAATCCCGGGTCTACGCTTTGCACAAAAATATGCTGTGACTTGTGGTGGCGGTAAAAACCACCGTATCGGCCTATTCGATGCTTATCTGATTAAAGAAAACCACATCATGGCCTGTGGTGGCATTGAAAACGCCATTGCTAAAGCAAAAGAATTACAACCTGGTAAGCCTGTTGAAGTAGAAACAGAAAGTCTGGAAGAGCTACAGCAAGCATTAGACGCTGGCGCAGATATTGTGATGATCGATAACTTTGATATCCCAATGATGCGTGCTGCGGTTGAATTAAATCAAGGTAAAGCGAAATTAGAAGTATCAGGAAATGTAACAATTGAAACACTCGCAAGCTTTGCGGCGACCGGTGTTGATTTCATCTCTGTGGGTGCGTTAACAAAACACGTACAAGCAACTGATCTATCGATGCGCTTTATTAAATAATCAATGCGCTTTAGCTAAATCGTTATTAAAGGCCGTTCCAATACACATATAAAGCCAAATATAACACTTAGTTAAAACCAGTTCTAAAGTAGTAAAAATAAAGTTGAGCACTGCCACTTATGACGCAGTGCTTTTTTATATCCCCAACAAATAACGCAAAATAAAATTAATGCCTATTTCATATCCATTATTTAGTCATTCATCTAGAAATAGCTTTCTAAGCCTTCCATTTACACTTTAAAGCCTTAGTACAAGATAATAATATGTCAATAAATCAAGTCATTATCTGGACATATTGTCTTATAACTCGATCTTGATCGTTAAATAATTGTGTACAAAATGTTAAATCAACGTTTAAATAAATCTAACTCATCAAGTATCTCATACCATTTGATGACTAAAGGACTATTAGATAATTTTATAAGGATATAAAAAATGAGAGTACAACAGAAAGCACAACAACAAGGTTTTACGTTAATTGAATTAATGATCGTAGTCGCGATTGTGGCTATTTTGGCGGGTGTCGGTATGCCTGCTTATCAGAATTATACAAAGCGAGCACAATTTTCAGAAGTCATAGCCGCAACAGGACCAATAAAAACAGCTGTTGAGCTATGCGCTCAAATACAAGGATTGACAAGTACAGCAGGCTTCGTTTCCGCTGACAATGATAAATGTGGTACAAATGGTCAGAAAGGAAT
Coding sequences within:
- the ampE gene encoding regulatory signaling modulator protein AmpE yields the protein MALISLLLALLIERVVHLSAKLQLDNVLQRYLYPLLPSFINQGLLGTLMIIALPTALMYSLLDAISGLYYGVFTVCAWLMLLLMSFGGSDYRRDYRQYLKALSRNDLDAKGMYAGCLDVNSDRFCSTLLTEAVAQQLVWINYRFYFAVIFYFVLAGPVGLTMYVVARSYHKYVIQHHSKQLNRSGIHRVMRVVDWLPARLTMFGYALVAEEQAALPQSLRSWRDVSTPEFDLLGKVVYLASKANVKTDKCYDYTCYLVQLAKRNIILFVTVISLLTINGTII
- the ampD gene encoding 1,6-anhydro-N-acetylmuramyl-L-alanine amidase AmpD, whose amino-acid sequence is MANRQPRSDLLADATFLSSPHFDERPAEIDIDLLVIHCISLPPEQYGSDYVEDFFLGKLDCSLHPYFQKLVSVRVSAHVYIKRDGQLIQFVPLDKRAWHAGLSEFAGKSRCNDFSIGIELEGDVNHPYTSAQYQRLAAVTAEIQQGYPLITQDRITGHSDIAPVRKDDPGPHFDWQHYFACLDLKDN
- a CDS encoding TIGR02281 family clan AA aspartic protease: MDGNQKIAKTMTYIAWISGLIVMTLFFNHFLSKQENPNTRPESYQQNGNAVVMLQQNRAGHYVTNGYINGYQVKFLLDTGATQVSIPATVAEKIGLNAGYSQSVNTANGVIEVFSTRLDSLTIGELAFYDLSANINPYMQGDTILLGMNALKQIKLVQQGKTLTLSEY
- the nadC gene encoding carboxylating nicotinate-nucleotide diphosphorylase; this encodes MLQQEIRRAVSTALAEDLGGQSVAEGDITANLIAAETQAKAKVISREQAVFCGKAWVDEVFHQLGDTVTVTWCVADGDLVAADQTLFTLEGPARTLLTGERNALNFVQTLSGVATLTKEYVDQLAGTKCQLLDTRKTIPGLRFAQKYAVTCGGGKNHRIGLFDAYLIKENHIMACGGIENAIAKAKELQPGKPVEVETESLEELQQALDAGADIVMIDNFDIPMMRAAVELNQGKAKLEVSGNVTIETLASFAATGVDFISVGALTKHVQATDLSMRFIK
- a CDS encoding prepilin-type N-terminal cleavage/methylation domain-containing protein, translated to MRVQQKAQQQGFTLIELMIVVAIVAILAGVGMPAYQNYTKRAQFSEVIAATGPIKTAVELCAQIQGLTSTAGFVSADNDKCGTNGQKGIPADDTTGYGNVASTKYTVNSSGALITAVANDANSTTYTLAGTIAADGRVSWVQGGTCDVNGYC